One genomic region from Labeo rohita strain BAU-BD-2019 chromosome 7, IGBB_LRoh.1.0, whole genome shotgun sequence encodes:
- the slc22a18 gene encoding solute carrier family 22 member 18 → MEPAAKQKVIYITYLIAALDITWLFLQFSITPYLARRLGFDTIWFGYLQTTVGVIQLLGGPIYGRFADIFGARAALSVSCLASVVYFLLLTVADNTFMLFVHKLPAIFMHALPGAQMVVADLTENEKRADALGKLGLCFGIGMIAGSSLGGTLSTRFGEKFAASFAAVGSFVSLLLVLKFIPKQTKTQTVPESNKKGSSNSVFNLGEITRLMKFPGVAKTFTVKIISGLPTGIFQVMFSIIAMNFFQLKAEENGYLMAYFGIVQMVIQGAVIGRLSSRFSEYTLLLVSVALSSAVGLAQALMTNVFHFCLIVIPMMLSLSVFNIITDSMLTKSVSPADTGTMLGLCASVQSLLRTVGPTIGGYLYETYGVPSFGYIQCVINAAVFSFLLATGGRSHPHRP, encoded by the exons ATGGAACCTGCAGCAAAGCAGAAAGTGATTTACATCACCTACCTCATCGCAGCCCTGGACATCACCTGGCTCTTCCTCCAGTTCTCCATAACACCG TATTTGGCGAGGAGGCTCGGGTTCGATACTATTTGGTTCGGGTATCTGCAGACCACAGTTGGAGTGATTCAGCTGCTTGGAGGCCCTATTTATGGAAG GTTTGCAGATATATTCGGAGCACGTGCAGCTCTCTCTGTGTCTTGTTTGGCGTCAGTGGTTTATTTCCTGCTGTTGACAGTGGCAGACAACACTTTCatgctttttgtgcacaaactaCCTGCTATTTTCATGCACGCACTGCCAG GTGCTCAAATGGTGGTAGCAGATCTGACAGAGAATGAGAAGCGAGCAGATGCTCTCGGGAAACTCGGCCTCTGCTTTGGCATTGGCATGATTGCAGGATCATCACTGGGTGGGACCCTCAGCACACGCTTTGG gGAAAAGTTTGCAGCATCTTTTGCGGCTGTCGGGAGTTTTGTTTCCTTGCTGTTGGTGTTGAAATTCATCCCTAAACAGACCAAAACACAAACCGTTCCGGAGAGTAACA AGAAGGGATCATCAAATTCCGTGTTTAATCTGGGGGAGATTACTAGACTGATGAAGTTTCCTGGTGTTGCAAAGACTTTTACAGTGAAGATTATTTCTGGATTACCAACAG GTATATTTCAAGTTATGTTCTCCATCATTGCCATGAACTTCTTCCAACTGAAGGCAGAGGAGAATGGCTATCTGATGGCTTACTTTGGCATAGTACAAATG GTAATCCAAGGTGCTGTAATTGGGCGTCTTTCGTCTAGATTTTCAGAGTATACTTTACTGCTGGTCTCTGTTGCGCTGTCCAGTGCAGTGGGCCTTGCACAG gcTTTGATGACCaatgtgtttcatttttgtttaatcgTGATACCGATGATGTTGTCTTTGAGTGTCTTCAATATCATCACAGATAGCATGTTGACCAAGAGTGTGTCTCCAGCTGACACAG GAACCATGCTGGGTCTGTGTGCGTCGGTGCAGTCTCTTTTACGAACTGTGGGCCCAACCATTGGAGGATACCTCTATGAGACATACGGTGTGCCATCCTTCGGATACATCCAGTGTGTCATTAATGCTGCTGTTTTTAGCTTTCTTCTAGCCACTGGAGGGCGCTCACATCCACACAGAccataa